A genomic stretch from Mesoplodon densirostris isolate mMesDen1 chromosome 3, mMesDen1 primary haplotype, whole genome shotgun sequence includes:
- the QTRT1 gene encoding queuine tRNA-ribosyltransferase catalytic subunit 1: protein MAAVASPTSLESAPRIMRLVAECSRSRARAGELRLPHGPVATPVFMPVGTQATMKGITAEQLDALGCRICLGNTYHLGLRPGPELIQKARGLHGFMNWPHNLLTDSGGFQMVSLVSLSEVTEEGVRFRSPYDGDETLLSPERSVEIQNALGSDIIMQLDDVVSSTVTGPRVEEAMYRSIRWLDRCIAAHQRPDKQNLFAIIQGGLDADLRATCLEEMTKRDVPGFAIGGLSGGESKGQFWKMVALSTSRLPKDKPRYLMGVGYATDLVVCVALGCDMFDCVFPTRTARFGSALVPTGNLQLKKKQYEKDFRPIDPECACPTCQKHSRAFLHTLLHSDNTAALHHLTVHNIAYQLRLMSAVRASIVEKRFPDFVRDFMGTMYGNPTLCPSWATEALASVGITLG from the exons ATGGCGGCAGTCGCCAGCCCGACTTCCCTGGAGTCGGCTCCGCGCATCATGAGATTGGTGGCCGAGTGTAGCCGCTCTAGGGCCCGGGCAGGGGAGCTGCGGCTGCCACATGGGCCGGTGGCTACTCCAGTGTTCATGCCAGTGGGCACGCAGGCCACCATGAAGGGCATCACGGCCGAGCAACTGGACGCGTTGGGCTGCCGCATCTGCCTGGGCAACACCTACCATTTGGGTCTGAGGCCG ggccccGAGCTGATCCAGAAAGCCCGCGGTCTCCACGGCTTTATGAATTGGCCGCACAACCTGCTGACG GACAGCGGCGGCTTCCAGATGGTGTCCCTGGTGTCCCTGTCCGAAGTGACGGAGGAGGGCGTCCGCTTCCGCTCCCCTTACGATGGTGACGAGACCCTTCTGAGCCCCGAGAGATCCGTGGAGATCCAGAACGCGCTGG GCTCAGACATCATCATGCAGCTGGATGATGTAGTCAGCAGCACTGTGACAGGGCCACGTGTGGAAGAGGCCAtgtacag ATCAATCCGCTGGCTGGACCGGTGCATTGCAGCCCATCAGCGGCCGGACAAACAGAACCTCTTCGCCATCATCCAGGGTGGGCTGGATGCGGATCTCCGGGCCACCTGCCTCGAAG AGATGACCAAGAGAGACGTGCCAGGCTTCGCCATCGGGGGCCTGAGTGGGGGTGAGAGCAAGGGCCAGTTCTGGAAGATGGTGGCGCTGAGCACCTCAAGGCTGCCTAAGGACAAGCCCCGATACCTGATGGGGGTCGG CTATGCCACTGATCTGGTGGTCTGCGTGGCTCTCGGATGCGACATGTTTGACTGCGTCTTCCCCACACGGACAGCG CGCTTTGGCTCTGCCCTGGTGCCCACGGGGAACCTGCAGCTGAAGAAGAAACAGTATGAGAAAGACTTCCGCCCCATAGACCCAGAGTGTGCCTGTCCCACCTGCCAGAA GCACAGCCGGGCCTTCCTGCACACGCTGCTCCATAGCGACAACACCGCGGCCCTGCACCACCTCACTGTCCACAACATCGCCTATCAG CTGCGGCTGATGAGCGCTGTGCGCGCCAGCATTGTGGAGAAGCGCTTCCCCGACTTCGTGAGGGACTTTATGGGCACCATGTATGGGAACCCCACCCTCTGTCCCTCCTGGGCCACTGAAGCCCTGGCCTCTGTGGGAATCACACTGGGTTGA